One window of the Camarhynchus parvulus chromosome 2, STF_HiC, whole genome shotgun sequence genome contains the following:
- the LOC115901178 gene encoding feather beta keratin-like, whose translation MACYNSCSPCGPTPLANSCNEPCALQCQDSRVIINPSPVLVTLPGPIMTSFPQNTAVGSTSSAAVGTELNAQGQPISGGFGFGLGYGLGGLGCCGRRGYASIC comes from the coding sequence ATGGCCTGCTACAACAGCTGCAGTCCCTGTGGACCCACCCCGCTGGCCAACAGCTGCAacgagccctgtgccctgcaatgcCAGGATTCCCGCGTCATCATCaacccttcccctgtgctggtcaccctgccaggacccatcatgacctccttcccccagaacacCGCCGTCGGATCCACCTCCTCCGCTGCCGTGGGCACTGAGCTcaatgcccagggacagcccatctCTGGGGGATTTGGCTTTGGCCTTGGCTACGGCCTGGGaggcctgggctgctgtggcagaaggGGCTATGCCTCCATCTGCTAA
- the LOC115901000 gene encoding feather beta keratin-like — protein MACNSLCRPCGPTPLANSCNEPCALQCQDSRVIINPSPVLVTLPGPIMTSFPQNTAVGSTSSAAVGTELNAQGQPISGGFGFGLGYGLGGLGCYGRRGYGSIC, from the coding sequence ATGGCCTGCAACAGCCTCTGCCGTCCCTGCGGACCCACCCCGCTGGCCAACAGCTGCAacgagccctgtgccctgcaatgcCAGGATTCCCGCGTCATCATCaacccttcccctgtgctggtcacCCTGCCGGGACCCATCAtgacctccttcccccagaacacCGCCGTCGGATCCACCTCCTCCGCTGCCGTGGGCACTGAGCTcaatgcccagggacagcccatctCTGGGGGATTTGGCTTTGGCCTTGGCTACGGCCTGGGAGGCCTGGGCTGCTATGGCAGAAGGGGCTATGGCTCCATCTGCTAA
- the TIGD5 gene encoding LOW QUALITY PROTEIN: tigger transposable element-derived protein 5 (The sequence of the model RefSeq protein was modified relative to this genomic sequence to represent the inferred CDS: inserted 2 bases in 1 codon): protein MPGEEPEEGGGMAGGRRAGGGGGGGSSASAGGVSVKMSLRRAYSIKDKLQAIERVKKGERQASVCRAFGVPGGTLRGWLKDEAKLRWFLEQLGGEVGTQRKKMRLANEEEIDRAVYAWFLALRQHGVPLSGPLIQAQAEAFARQIYGPECTFKASHGWFWRWQKRHGISSQRIYGEGGLPXPSPNAPPATRAEVLPDAGGYGDEQIYNANITRLFWKLLPSAGITARRPARGERVTVLLAANLTGSHKLKPLVVGGLRDPASLRHHNQEKFPACYRYSPEARLAPALLRAWFFEDFVPGVKRYLRRSCLQQKAVLLLSSAPNRSGAGAEDSPPLQTPDGSIRALFLSKGPSGSRLAGAGGRIPAPLEQGVVSAFKQLYKRELLRLAVSCGGPGSPADFVRSFLLKDMLYLAGLSWDLIPPGSIEKCWLLGLRAAFEPQPGEEEHGDTPGAEEGGGDSKVFSDLTHLAALAFKCLAPEEVSDWLHLDDAAPGAEEDDDGEEDAEEEGAEGCAAEEDEEEEEAAGGKRGEEGGDPLLPTAGEAIQGLETALRWLEGQDPREVGPLKLVQLRSLISMAQRLRRGRSPQS, encoded by the exons ATGCCCGGGGAGGAGCCGGAGGAGGGCGGGGGAATGGCAGGAGGGCGgcgggcaggaggaggaggaggtggaggcaGCAGCGCATCAGCCGGGGGGGTGTCGGTGAAGATGTCGCTTCGCCGCGCCTACTCCATCAAGGACAAGCTCCAGGCCATCGAGAGGGTGAAGAAGGGCGAGCGCCAGGCGTCGGTGTGCCGGGCTTTCGGGGTGCCGGGGGGCACTCTCCGGGGGTGGCTGAAGGACGAGGCGAAGCTCCGCTGGTTCCTGGAGCAGCTCGGCGGCGAGGTGGGCACCCAGCGCAAGAAGATGCGCTTGGCCAACGAGGAGGAGATCGACCGCGCCGTCTACGCCTGGTTCCTCGCCCTGCGCCAGCACGGCGTGCCGCTCTCCGGACCCCTCATCCAAGCACAAGCGGAAGCCTTCGCCCGGCAGATCTACGGGCCTGAATGCACCTTCAAGGCAAGCCACGGCTGGTTCTGGCGCTGGCAGAAGCGCCACGGCATCTCCAGCCAACGCATCTACGGCGAGGGCGGCCTCCC ACCGAGCCCGAACGCGCCTCCGGCCACCCGCGCCGAGGTCCTGCCCGATGCCGGCGGCTACGGGGATGAGCAGATCTACAACGCCAACATCACCAGGCtcttctggaagcttctcccCAGTGCTGGAATCACGGCAAGGCGTCCAGCCCGCGGCGAACGCGTCACGGTGCTGCTGGCCGCCAATTTGACCGGCTCCCACAAACTCAAGCCCTTGGTGGTCGGGGGTCTCCGCGATCCCGCCAGCCTCCGGCATCACAACCAGGAGAAATTCCCGGCTTGCTACCGCTACAGCCCCGAGGCCCGGCTGGCGCCGGCGCTTCTGCGGGCTTGGTTCTTTGAGGACTTCGTGCCGGGGGTGAAGCGGTACCTGAGGcggagctgcctgcagcagaaggccgtgctgctgctcagctccgCTCCAAACCGCTCTGGAGCGGGGGCTGAGGATTCTCCACCGCTCCAGACTCCGGATGGGTCCATCCGTGCGCTGTTCCTCTCCAAGGGTCCCTCTGGGAGCCGTTTGGCCGGAGCAGGAGGCCGAATCCCGGCGCCGCTGGAGCAAGGGGTGGTGTCGGCCTTCAAGCAGCTCTACAAGCGGGAATTGCTGCGCTTGGCCGTGTCCTGCGGCGGCCCCGGCAGTCCCGCGGATTTCGTGCGCTCCTTCCTCCTCAAGGACATGTTGTACCTGGCTGGGCTCTCCTGGGATCTCATCCCGCCCGGATCCATCGAgaagtgctggctgctggggctgcgcGCCGCCTTCGAGCCCCAGCCCGGCGAGGAAGAGCATGGGGACACCCCCGGAGCGGAGGAGGGCGGAGGGGACAGCAAGGTCTTCAGTGACCTGACCCACCTGGCCGCCTTGGCCTTCAAGTGCTTGGCTCCCGAGGAAGTGTCCGACTGGTTGCACTTGGATGATGCAGCTCCAGGTGcggaggaggatgatgatggcGAGGAGGACGCCGAGGAGGAAGGCGCCGAGGGCTGCGCGGcggaggaggatgaggaggaggaggaagcagctggtGGCAAAAGgggtgaggaaggaggagaTCCTTTGCTGCCCACGGCTGGGGAAGCCATCCAGGGTCTGGAGACGGCGCTGCGctggctggagggacaggacccccGGGAAGTGGGGCCGCTGAAGCTGGTGCAGCTCCGCTCCCTCATCTCCATGGCCCAGCGGCTGCGCCGTGGCCGCAGCCCCCAATCCTAG
- the LOC115901077 gene encoding feather beta keratin-like, which translates to MACNSLCSPCGPTPLANSCNEPCALQCQDSRVIINPSPVLVTLPGPIMTSFPQNTAVGSTSSAALGTELNAQGQPISGGFGFGLGYGLGGLGCYGRRGCGSIC; encoded by the coding sequence ATGGCCTGCAACAGCCTCTGCAGTCCCTGCGGACCCACCCCGCTGGCCAACAGCTGCAacgagccctgtgccctgcaatgcCAGGATTCCCGCGTCATCATCaacccttcccctgtgctggtcacCTTGCCAGGACCCATCAtgacctccttcccccagaacacCGCCGTCGGAtccacctcctctgctgctctgggcactgagctcaatgcccagggacagcccatctCTGGGGGATTTGGCTTTGGCCTTGGCTACGGCCTGGGAGGCCTGGGCTGCTATGGCAGAAGGGGCTGTGGCTCCATCTGCTAA
- the TSTA3 gene encoding GDP-L-fucose synthase, which yields MTEVTKRILVTGGTGLVGRAIEKVVADGEGQPDEEWIFVSSRDADLTSSSETKALFERHKPTHVIHLAAMVGGLFKNIRSNLDFWRTNIHINDNVLHSAHESGVQKVVSCLSTCIFPDKTTYPIDETMIHNGPPHSSNFGYSYAKRMIDVQNRGYSEQHGRRFTAVIPTNVFGPHDNFNIEDGHVLPGLIHKVYLAKQSGSALTVWGTGKPRRQFIYSLDLARLFIWVLREYDEVEPIILSVGEEDEVSIREAAEAIAEAMEFRGELVFDTTKSDGQFKKTASNAKLRRYLPEFQFTPFRKAVKETCAWFNANYANARK from the exons ATGACAGAGGTGACCAAGCGCATCCTGGTGACAGGTGGCACCGGCCTGGTGGGCAGAGCCATCGAGAAGGTGGTGGCTGATGGAGAGGGGCAGCCGGACGAGGAGTGGATCTTCGTGTCCTCCCGGGACGCCGACTTGAC gagcagctccGAGACCAAAGCCCTGTTTGAGAGGCACAAGCCCACCCACGTCATCCACCTGGCCGCCATGGTCGGAGGCCTCTTCAAAAACATCCGCTCCAacctggatttttgg AGGACAAACATCCACATCAATGACAACGTCCTGCACTCTGCCCATGAGTCAGGGGTGCAGAAGGTGGTCTCCTGCCTCTCCACCTGCATCTTCCCAGACAAGACCACCTATCCCATCGACGAGACCATG ATCCACAACGGGCCGCCTCACAGCTCCAACTTTGGCTACTCCTACGCCAAGAGGATGATTGATGTCCAGAATAG GGGTTATTCCGAGCAGCATGGCCGACGCTTCACCGCCGTCATTCCCACCAACGTCTTCGGGCCACACGACAACTTCAACATCGAGGACGGCCACGTCCTGCCAGGGCTCATCCACAAGGTCTACCTGGCCAAAC agtCCGGCTCTGCTCTGACCGTCTGGGGAACAGGCAAGCCCAGGAGACAGTTCATCTATTCCCTG GACCTAGCCCGACTTTTCATTTGGGTGCTGCGGGAATATGATGAGGTGGAACCAATCATTTTGTCAG TGGGAGAAGAAGATGAAGTCTCCATCCGGGAAGCAGCAGAGGCCATTGCAGAGGCCATGGAATTCAGGGGAGAGCTCGTT tttgacACCACCAAGTCCGACGGGCAGTTCAAGAAGACGGCCAGCAATGCCAAGCTCCGGCGGTACCTGCCCGAATTCCAGTTCACACCTTTCAGGAAAG ccgTGAAGGAAACCTGTGCCTGGTTCAACGCCAACTATGCCAACGCCAGGAAGTGA
- the LOC115901062 gene encoding feather beta keratin-like, which translates to MACNSLCRPCGPTPLANSCNEPCALQCQDSHVIINPSPVLVTLPGPIMTSFPQNTAVGSTSSAALGTELNAQGQPISGGFGFGLGYGLGGLGCYGRRGYGSIC; encoded by the coding sequence ATGGCCTGCAACAGCCTCTGCCGTCCCTGCGGACCCACCCCGCTGGCCAACAGCTGCAacgagccctgtgccctgcaatgcCAGGATTCCCACGTCATCATCaacccttcccctgtgctggtcaccctgccaggacccatcatgacctccttcccccagaacacCGCCGTCGGATCCACCTCCTccgctgctctgggcactgagctcaatgcccagggacagcccatctCTGGGGGATTTGGCTTTGGCCTTGGCTATGGCCTGGGAGGCCTGGGCTGCTATGGCAGAAGGGGCTATGGCTCCATCTGCTAA
- the PYCR3 gene encoding pyrroline-5-carboxylate reductase 3 has product MEESELWVGFVGAGRMAGGLVRGLLQAGKVPASNVLASAPSDKNLDAWRELGCRTTHCNLEVVYRSTLVFLATKPHILPGVLEEIRPAVGSQHIVVSLVAGVTIQTLQRLLPPGTKVLRIMPNLPCVVQAGAMVFSRGSNAGDEEAALLKSLLSSCGLCEEVPESYIDIHTGLSGSGVAYVYLFAEALAEGAVKMGMPGALASRIAAQTLLGAAKMLLETGEHPAKLPGDVCTPGGTTIYALHQLEKGALRATVMDAVEAATNRACEMAKD; this is encoded by the exons ATGGAGGAGTCCGAGCTCTGGGTCGGGTTCGTGGGCGCCGGGCGTATGGCCGGGGGGCTCGTccgggggctgctgcaggcGG GAAAGGTTCCAGCCAGCAACGTCCTGGCCAGCGCTCCCTCGGACAAAAACCTGGATGCTTGGCGG gagtTGGGCTGCCGGACCACACACTGCAACCTGGAAGTGGTGTACAGGAGCACCCTGGTCTTCCTGGCCACCAAACCCCACATCCTGCCAGGTGTCCTGGAGGAGATCCGTCCTGCTGTGGGGTCCCAACACATCGTCGTGTCACTGGTGGCTGGTGTCACCATCCAGACACTGCAGCGG ctcctcccgcCCGGGACCAAAGTGCTGCGGATCATGCCCAACCTGCCCTGCGTGGTGCAGGCAGGGGCCATGGTCTTTTCCCGGGGCAGCAACGCGGGTGACGAGGAAGCCGCGCTCCTCAAGAGCCTACTGTCCTCCTGCGGCCTCTGCGAGGAGGTCCCCGAATCCTACATCGACATCCACACCGGGCTCAGCGGCAGCGGCGTGGCCTAC GTGTACCTGTTTGCCGAGGCGCTGGCCGAGGGCGCGGTGAAGATGGGAATGCCGGGCGCCTTGGCCAGCAGGATCGCGGCACAGACGCTGCTG GGCGCAGCCAAGATGCTGCTGGAGACGGGGGAGCACCCGGCGAAGCTGCCGGGGGACGTCTGCACACCCGGGGGCACCACGATCTACGCCCTGCaccagctggagaagggagcGCTCCGGGCCACCGTCATGGATGCCGTGGAGGCCGCCACCAACCGGGCCTGTGAAATGGCCAAGGACTAG
- the LOC115917540 gene encoding uncharacterized protein LOC115917540 — protein sequence MRSALDELPMAQLVQDIAHWMGNVSSRGAAELQGGHQVLPSNFHQEQERPQDVHPQPESILVLQEVMEKLQKVNQSLELMLTALEDAQSQLEKHLEHLKAIPDLDGQSQSVTSSCIPHSSYFVLLVLPLVPASFQAIFLLLFLASSTLGIPAISTLLVLAAAGHWLLASGCHGARRIRPVVPREKARYRLTSTPERECDMELLQEELDRMEMSCLQNERRLQEPSHLEQPQEVARDIPKFTRQVSPDPDAQRTTPSLCGVTPELVMDAGKLLEPKPCRPRANMSPCQGLTRAGQRCRKKAIPGLEFCHIHTTSSSLAMDSSPHF from the exons ATGAGGTCAGCTCTGGATGAGCTCCCCATGGCCCAGCTCGTGCAGGACATCGCCCATTGGATGG GGAATGTGAGCAGccgtggggctgcagagctccagggagggCACCAAGTTCTCCCATCCAACTTCCATCAGGAGCAGGAAAGACCTCAGGATGTTCATCCCCAGCCAG AGAGCATCCTGGTCCTTCAGGAGGTgatggagaagctgcagaaggtcaaccagagcctggagctgatGCTGACAGCCTTGGAAGATGCACAAAGCCAGCTGGAaaagcacctggagcacctcaaAGCCATCCCTGACCTGGATG GTCAGAGCCAAAGTGTcacctcctcctgcatcccacacaGCTCATACTTCGTGCTCCTGGTTCtcccactggtgccagcatcaTTCCAGGCcatctttctcctccttttcctcgCTTCCAGCACCCTCGGCATTCCAGCAATCTCCACTCTCCTGGTCCTTGCTGCAGCAG GGCATTGGCTGCTGGCATCCGGCTGCCATGGTGCCAGAAGGATCCGGCCAGTGGTTCCCCGGGAAAAGGCCCGGTACCGGCTCACCTCCACCCCGGAGAG GGAATGTGATATGGAGCTGCTGCAAGAGGAGTTGGACAGGATGGAGATGAGCTGCCTGCAAAATGAGAGGCGCCTACAAG AGCCCTcacacctggagcagccccaagAGGTGGCCAGGGACATTCCCAAATTCACAAGGCAGGTGTCACCTGACCCCGATGCCCAGAGGACAACACCGAGCTTGTGTGGG GTGACACCGGAGCTGGTCATGGATGCTGGGAAGCTCCTGGAGCCCAAACCCTGCAGGCCAAGGGCCAACAT GTCCCCGTGCCAGGggctcaccagggctgggcagcgGTGCCGGAAGAAAGCGATTCCCGGGCTGGAATTCTGCCACATCCACACCACCAGCAGTAGCTTGGCCATGGATTCATCCCCCCATTTTTga